The proteins below come from a single Triplophysa rosa linkage group LG12, Trosa_1v2, whole genome shotgun sequence genomic window:
- the fkbp4 gene encoding peptidyl-prolyl cis-trans isomerase FKBP4 → MTAEEVVNEGCSIPIEGEDITSKKDGGVLKLVKMEGTGTELPMIGDKVFVHYVGTLLDGTQFDSSRDRGEKFSFELGKGQVIKAWDIGVATMKIGEICQLICKPEYAYGAAGSPPKIPPNATLVFQVELFEFHGEDITNDEDGGIVRRIITKGEGYTKPNEGASVEVCLEGSHEDRVFDERELKFEVGDGENFGLPPGVEKALQSMEQGEESLFTIKPKYGFGTAGSDKFNIPPGATLDYKIKLKAFEKAKESWEMSSSEKLEQSAIVKDKGTQYFKEGKYKQAAVQYKHIVSWLEQESSLQGEEEDKAKALRLAAHLNLAMCYLKLHEPSPALENCDKALELDSNNEKALFRRGEALFVMKEFDRARVDFQRVTQLYPANKAAKSQIMLCQKHIKEQHEKDKRLYANMFQKFAERDAKKEAEQEKKQNGTVMEIDENTPLEQTAA, encoded by the exons CTGGTTAAGATGGAGGGTACAGGCACCGAGTTGCCTATGATCGGTGATAAAGTATTCGTGCACTATGTTGGAACGCTGCTGGATGGCACACAGTTCGACTCCAGCCGTGATCGAGGGGAGAAGTTTTCCTTTGAACTGGGAAAAG GTCAGGTGATCAAAGCATGGGACATTGGTGTGGCCACAATGAAGATTGGTGAAATCTGTCAATTGATTTGCAAACCTGAATATGCCTATGGAGCTGCTGGCAGCCCACCCAAAATCCCACCCAATGCTACCCTTGTGTTTCAG gtggaGTTGTTTGAGTTTCACGGGGAGGACATCACTAATGATGAAGATGGGGGAATTGTTCGCAGGATCATTACTAAAGGGGAAGGTTACACAAAACCTAATGAGGGAGCGTCTGTGGAAG TGTGTTTGGAGGGCAGTCACGAGGACCGCGTCTTCGATGAGCGCGAGCTAAAGTTTGAGGTGGGAGATGGAGAGAATTTTGGTCTGCCTCCAGGTGTGGAGAAAGCTCTGCAGTCGATGGAGCAAGGGGAGGAATCACTCTTCACCATCaaaccaaa GTACGGTTTTGGAACTGCTGGCAGTGACAAATTCAACATTCCACCTGGTGCTACCCTGGACTACAAAATCAAACTGAAAGCGTTTGAGAAG GCCAAAGAGTCATGGGAAATGAGCTCAAGTGAGAAACTGGAACAGAGCGCTATCGTCAAAGACAAAGGAACTCAGTATTTCAAG GAAGGGAAATACAAGCAAGCCGCCGTTCAGTATAAACACATCGTGTCATGGCTGGAGCAGGAATCCAGTCTGCAGGGGGAGGAGGAAGACAAGGCCAAAGCACTGCGATTGGCTGCTCACCTTAACCTGGCAATGTGCTACTTGAAACTGCATGAGCCGAGCCCTGCCCTCGAGAACTGTGACAAG GCACTGGAGCTTGACTCAAATAACGAGAAGGCTTTGTTCAGGAGAGGAGAGGCGCTGTTCGTCATGAAGGAGTTCGACAGGGCGAGAGTGGACTTCCAGCGCGTCACTCAGTTGTATCCAGCCAATAAGGCAGCAAAGAGCCAGATCATGCTCTGCCAGAAACATATCAAAGAGCAACACGAGAAGGACAAACGCCTTTATGCCAACATGTTCCAGAAGTTTGCAGAGAGGGACGCCAAA AAGGAGGCAGAGCAGGAGAAGAAACAGAACGGCACGGTGATGGAAATCGATGAAAACACACCCCTAGAACAAACCGCAGCATAA